The genome window GTTCCTGTTGACATTGAAACTATGTACCTCGCGAACAGGATGCGCCACTCCACGTTGCTGTGCTGCTGTCGCTGTACTGTGGGTTTCATCCTCTTCGTCATCGCTGGCAGTATCCCTCTTTATCTGTTTGAGCTTCCTATCTATAAGCTCGCCCTGTTCACCAGGTTTGTCATTGAAGGCCCAAGCACTAATTAAACCGTCATTCATACCCGCTAGAAGAAATTTACCAGTGTTATCAATATCCAAGCAGCTAACATTGTTCAAACTAACATTGCTTAAATTACTGGATTGTGAACTGATATTGTTATAAACTCTTGGAGCTTCATTATCTAGCAGCCTTTCAAAGTCATTTCTCTTGATTTTGTTTACCGTGTTTAGTGCACTGACATTAGGATTATATTTGTACTGCAAGattgaataattcatcAGTTCTTCATGTTATGCTAACTTTAACCCAATACTATATTCGTATGTAGCTCTTTAACCTTTCAAACAAATTCAAGCTGGAAATGCACCATTGGTGGACTTTTTTATGTATGTGccattttgaaaaaaatataaggaACAACATTTTCATACTTAAGAAGAGTAATCCCCATAAAGGGAAATCATGttcaaatacaattaaAGAACAGACGACGAAATAAGGTTGCATAAAGTAAGCAAATATGTCTTCGATATTGGATGAGTTGGTAATGGAGGATGTTGCACTGCATTGTCCTGTTGACTTCATTGAGTACCATAAGTGTATCTCGAAGAAGGATGAAGGAGAAGATTGCAGTATTTTACAAACAAAATTAGCTACATGTATAAAGACTAAAGTGCCCTCGATGCAGAAAATCTTGAACAACTGCAGCGACAAGATGACTAGCTATCAAGATTGCATAATGAAGAACAGAGAGTCCCGAACGATCAATGAGAATTGTTTGGGAATTCTTGATGAATTAAGAGAATGCGCCCGGAAACAAGTTGCCCATGATCCATTGCCAATCaatgaaatgaaattaCGTAAAATCGACAATGAGCTCAACCCAAAATAGATATTCTTGTACGTTAagtaatatttcaaatatttatttgtatatagtttgaataatataaatgttCTACCTGAGTCATTGGACATCTAGTTCATGAACTAACGAGCGTACGAAATGTTTGAACATCGAGTCCTGTCTTTAGTTCTGCGGGAAAActtataatttttgaatagtTTCGTAGAAAGTCTTACCTTGAATTTCATGGACGGTTAACTCTAACTTAGAAGCCTGTCTCGAACCATCGGCACCAGCAATAGTACCAGCACCCCATGGAGAACCACCGTGAACTTCTTCCAAGTTAGTTAATTCAGGGAAACTGTTCTTGTAACCCAATGGAACAAAGACCATACCGTGATGAATTAAAGTAGATAAAGCGTTCATAGCAGTGGACTCGTTACCACCACCAGTACCGGTGGAGACGAAGATACCAGCTGGCTTACCGTGCAAACTGCCTTTAGCCCAAAGACCGCCAGTAGCGTCCCAGAAAGATTTCCATTGGGCTGGGAAGTTACCGAATCTAGTTGGAATACCGAATAAGAAGGCATCGTATTCGACCAAAGTATCATTGGAAGCGATTGGATAGTTTGGTTTTTCGGCACCGCCTAAAGCTTTAACAATCTCAGGAGTTAAAGTTTCAGGAACTTGAAAGATATCAGCTTGACCACCGGCAGCTTCAATACCTTTCTTTTCAGCTTCAGCAGTAGCAGCAACGTGACCGTATAGAGTGTAAATGATAATAGCAACCTTTGGCATTTTGtttgtatatgtatatgtaaTTGAGAATAGTAGTGTGTGGTATTGCCTGGTACCAAATACAAGAAG of Tetrapisispora phaffii CBS 4417 chromosome 13, complete genome contains these proteins:
- the MIX14 gene encoding Mix14p (similar to Saccharomyces cerevisiae MIC14 (YDR031W); ancestral locus Anc_3.260): MSSILDELVMEDVALHCPVDFIEYHKCISKKDEGEDCSILQTKLATCIKTKVPSMQKILNNCSDKMTSYQDCIMKNRESRTINENCLGILDELRECARKQVAHDPLPINEMKLRKIDNELNPK
- the TPHA0M01010 gene encoding uncharacterized protein (similar to Saccharomyces cerevisiae RFS1 (YBR052C) and PST2 (YDR032C); ancestral locus Anc_3.261), which translates into the protein MPKVAIIIYTLYGHVAATAEAEKKGIEAAGGQADIFQVPETLTPEIVKALGGAEKPNYPIASNDTLVEYDAFLFGIPTRFGNFPAQWKSFWDATGGLWAKGSLHGKPAGIFVSTGTGGGNESTAMNALSTLIHHGMVFVPLGYKNSFPELTNLEEVHGGSPWGAGTIAGADGSRQASKLELTVHEIQGKTFYETIQKL